The Arachis ipaensis cultivar K30076 chromosome B07, Araip1.1, whole genome shotgun sequence genome includes a window with the following:
- the LOC107605930 gene encoding rust resistance kinase Lr10-like: MLSLCSFLVSFLLLLGIFLNILDVIVIIDYLAGWNTKVAIDADKRMCSSRWCGRHEIRYPFRLNNSSPSHCGDHRYTLSCENDNQLFLYLTSIKFQVQSINYNNYTIRLVDSNVALHTHNNHSSLLPYSLTSSSFSSAKDEPYNDRFYNQHHLVDVIRLTKQMVYLMRCPPYGVKSSSAAATCMNGSYALGSTLFYVSDIDKSLQDLVFGDSCHIEWMYLISWPVEIKHRNNSCTDIHRMLLYGFELSWLKVYCKYEAILSDSNKVICYDKPSLLIHTSFLYSMYVEALMYGTVLFILAKFALGAPCIIIFCIYKWRRRHLSIYDNIEDFLRSDNNIIPIRYSYKEIRNITEKFKTKLGNGGYGSVFQGKLRSGRLAAVKVLNEAKSNGQEFINEVATIGRIHHVNVVQLIGFCVEGSTRCLVYELMQNGSLEKYIFSPQDSASLSCEKLYTISLGVARGIEYLHNGCDMKILHFDIKPHNILLDENFNPKVSDFGLARLSPTDKSIVSLTAARGTIGYMAPELFYRNVGAISYKADVYSFGMLLMEMASRRKNLNAQIENSSQIYFPFWVYDELQDGRKITIENDTDEEMKLAKRMMIVALWCIQTRPNDRPSMKRVVEMLEQDDDLEMPSKPYFYPLDAPTEDNVEHTTTHNSSSLSSDISSVSDSKE, translated from the exons ATGTTATCCCTTTGTTCATTTTTGGTATCCTTTCTACTGCTGCTGGGGATCTTCTTAAACATTTTggatgttattgttattattgattaCCTCGCCGGGTGGAATACCAAGGTGGCAATTGATGCAGACAAAAGAATGTGTTCATCCCGGTGGTGTGGGAGGCATGAGATAAGGTACCCTTTCAGGCTGAATAATAGTAGTCCAAGCCATTGTGGTGATCACAGGTACACCCTCTCCTGCGAGAATGATAACCAACTCTTTCTCTATCTCACATCAATCAAGTTCCAAGTACAGTCAATTAACTACAACAACTACACAATCCGACTAGTAGATTCCAATGTTGCGCTGCATACCCATAATAATCACTCTTCTCTCCTTCCTTATTCTTTAACCTCCTCTAGTTTCAGCAGTGCCAAAGATGAACCATATAATGATCGGTTCTATAACCAGCATCATTTAGTTGATGTTATTAGATTGACAAAGCAGATGGTATATTTGATGAGGTGCCCACCATATGGAGTAAAATCTTCTTCTGCTGCTGCAACTTGCATGAATGGATCTTATGCGCTTGGGAGTACATTATTCTATGTCAGTGATATTGATAAAAGTCTCCAGGATTTGGTGTTCGGAGACTCGTGTCATATAGAGTGGATGTATCTGATTTCATGGCCTGTTGAAATCAAACACAGAAATAATTCATGCACAGACATCCATCGTATGCTGCTCTACGGGTTTGAACTTTCTTGGTTGAAAGTATATTGCAAGTATGAGGCCATCCTCAGTGATAGTAACAAAGTCATTTGTTATGATAAGCCTTCACTACTTATACATACAAGTT TCCTGTACTCAATGTATGTTGAGGCTCTAATGTATGGAACGG TTTTATTTATTCTTGCCAAATTTGCACTTGGAGCTCCATGCATCATTATCTTCTGCATATATAAATGGAGACGAAGGCATTTATCCATATATGACAATATCGAAGATTTTCTGCGAAGTGACAACAACATCATACCAATTAGATACTCCTACAAAGAAATCAGGAACATAACTGAAAAGTTCAAGACTAAACTAGGAAATGGAGGCTATGGCTCTGTCTTCCAAGGAAAACTTCGAAGCGGTCGTCTAGCAGCTGTTAAGGTATTGAATGAGGCCAAATCCAATGGccaagaattcatcaatgaagTTGCTACTATTGGAAGAATTCACCATGTTAATGTGGTGCAACTCATTGGTTTTTGTGTGGAAGGATCAACGCGTTGTTTGGTATATGAGTTGATGCAGAATGGCTCTTTAgaaaaatacatattttcaccTCAAGATAGTGCTTCCTTAAGTTGTGAAAAACTCTATACCATTTCCCTTGGAGTGGCACGTGGTATTGAATACTTGCATAATGGGTGTGACATGAAAATTCTGCACTTTGACATCAAACCTCACAACATTCTTTTGGATGAAAACTTCAATCCAAAAGTCTCTGACTTTGGACTTGCAAGGCTATCTCCCACTGATAAAAGCATTGTGTCTCTGACTGCAGCAAGAGGAACCATAGGGTACATGGCTCCTGAGCTCTTCTACAGAAATGTTGGCGCAATCTCGTACAAAGCTGATGTCTATAGCTTTGGGATGTTGTTAATGGAGATGGCTAGTAGAAGGAAGAATTTGAATGCACAGATTGAAAATTCCAGCCAGATATATTTTCCCTTTTGGGTTTATGATGAATTGCAGGATGGAAggaaaataacaatagaaaatgacACAGATGAAGAGATGAAGTTGGCAAAAAGAATGATGATTGTGGCATTGTGGTGTATACAAACAAGGCCTAATGATCGACCTTCAATGAAGAGAGTTGTGGAGATGCTAGAACAAGACGATGACTTAGAAATGCCTTCAAAACCATACTTCTACCCACTTGATGCACCCACAGAAGACAATGTTGAACATACCACAACTCATAACAGTTCATCACTTTCCTCTGACATCTCGTCAGTTAGTGATTCAAAGGAATAG
- the LOC107605929 gene encoding rust resistance kinase Lr10 — protein sequence MLSLFSSLVPLLLLLGISLFVFNVFSGGNMWTTEEAYADKRMCSSGWCGRHDIRYPFRLNNSSPSHCGDHRYTLSCEDHHQLFLYWKSAKFSVQSINYNNYTIRLVDANFALLHMHHHHYYSNSSPLLNYSLASYNFSDYETDEPYQYLLYKVNGDRLMVMKQMIYVRCINDTFYVNFDGKSLWELGLRDSCYVEWMYPTSWPHDEECKINNISCRDNRNMLLYGFELSWAVSSCNRYFRDQVEIDDHNNVLCYPVFMPLFAGTLIGGITLYVLLKFLLVGVPFIILLCIYKWRRRHLSVYSTIEDFLRSDNSIMPIRYSYKDIKNITGVFKTKLGNGGYGSVFQGKLRSGRLVAVKLLNKAKSNGQEFINEVATIGRIHHVNIVQLIGFCIEGSKRALIYELMENGSLEKYIFFPKNDSLSCEKLYTISLRIARGIEYLHNGCDMKILHFDIKPHNILLDDNFNPKVSDFGLARLSPTDKSIVSLTAARGTIGYMAPELFYRNVGAISYKADVYSFGMLLMEMASRRKNLNAQTENSSQIYFPFWVYDELQDGREITIENDSDEEMKLAKRMMIVALWCIQTRPNDRPSMKRVVEMLEQDDDLEMPPKPYFYPLDAPTEENVEHTTTHNSSKLSSDDISSVSDSKE from the exons ATGTTATCCCTTTTTTCATCTTTGGTACCCCTTCTACTGCTGCTGGGGATCTCCTTATTCGTTTTCAATGTTTTTAGTGGTGGCAACATGTGGACTACCGAGGAAGCTTATGCAGACAAAAGAATGTGTTCATCTGGGTGGTGTGGGAGGCATGATATAAGGTACCCTTTCAGGCTGAATAATAGTAGTCCAAGCCACTGTGGTGACCACAG GTACACCCTCTCTTGCGAGGATCATCACCAACTTTTCCTGTATTGGAAATCAGCCAAGTTCAGTGTTCAATCAATTAACTACAACAACTACACTATCCGATTAGTGGATGCAAATTTTGCCTTACTACATATGCATCATCATCACTACTACTCTAACTCTTCCCCACTCCTTAATTATTCCTTAGCTTCCTACAATTTCAGTGATTATGAAACTGATGAGCCGTATCAGTATTTGTTATACAAAGTGAATGGAGATAGGCTTATGGTCATGAAGCAGATGATATATGTGAGGTGCATCAACGACACTTTCTATGTGAATTTTGATGGCAAGTCTCTGTGGGAATTGGGGCTGAGAGACTCCTGTTATGTAGAGTGGATGTATCCAACATCTTGGCCTCACGATGAAGAATGCAAAATCAACAACATTTCATGTAGAGACAACCGCAACATGCTTCTCTATGGTTTTGAACTTTCTTGGGCAGTTAGTTCTTGCAACCGTTACTTTCGGGACCAAGTCGAGATCGATGATCATAACAACGTTTTGTGTTATCCTGTTTTTATGCCACTATTTGCAG GTACTCTAATTGGAGGAATAA CTTTGTATGTTCTTCTCAAATTTTTACTAGTTGGAgttccattcatcattcttttaTGCATATATAAATGGCGACGGAGGCATTTATCTGTGTATTCGACTATTGAAGATTTTCTTCGAAGCGACAATAGTATTATGCCAATTAGATACTCCTACAAGGATATCAAGAACATAACTGGAGTGTTCAAGACAAAACTTGGGAATGGAGGCTACGGTTCTGTCTTCCAAGGAAAACTTCGAAGTGGTCGCCTTGTAGCCGTCAAGTTGTTGAATAAGGCTAAATCCAATGGCCAAGAATTTATCAATGAAGTTGCTACTATTGGTAGAATTCACCATGTCAACATAGTGCAACTTATTGGTTTCTGCATAGAGGGATCAAAGCGTGCTCTCATATATGAGCTGATGGAAAATGGATCATTAGAAAAATACATATTTTTCCCTAAGAATGATTCCTTAAGTTGTGAAAAGCTCTACACCATTTCCCTTAGAATAGCACGTGGTATTGAATACTTGCATAATGGGTGTGACATGAAAATTCTGCACTTTGATATCAAGCCTCACAACATTCTTTTGGATGATAACTTCAACCCAAAAGTCTCTGACTTTGGACTTGCAAGGCTATCTCCCACTGATAAAAGCATTGTGTCACTGACTGCAGCAAGAGGAACCATAGGGTACATGGCTCCTGAGCTTTTCTACAGAAATGTTGGCGCAATCTCATATAAAGCCGATGTCTATAGCTTTGGGATGTTGTTAATGGAGATGGCTAGTAGAAGGAAGAATTTGAATGCACAGACTGAAAATTCCAGCCAGATATATTTTCCCTTTTGGGTTTACGATGAATTGCAGGATGGAAgggaaataacaatagaaaatgatTCAGATGAAGAGATGAAGTTGGCAAAAAGAATGATGATTGTGGCATTGTGGTGTATACAAACAAGGCCTAATGATCGACCTTCAATGAAGAGAGTTGTGGAGATGCTTGAACAAGACGATGACTTAGAAATGCCTCCAAAACCATACTTCTACCCACTTGACGCACCCACAGAAGAGAATGTTGAACATACTACAACTCATAACAGTTCAAAGTTATCCTCTGATGACATCTCTTCAGTCAGTGATTCAAAGGAATAA
- the LOC107607713 gene encoding rust resistance kinase Lr10-like — MAGIFLFVLAKFALGAPCIIIFCIYKWRRRHLSIYDNIEDFLQSDNNIMPIRYSYKEIKNITEKFKTKLGNGGYGSVFQGKLRSGRLAAVKVLNEAKSNGQEFINEVATIGRIHHVNVVQLIGFCVEGSKRCLVYELMQNGSLEKYIFSPQDSASLSCEKLYTISLGVARGIEYLHNGCDMKILHFDIKPHNILLNENFNPKVSDFGLARLSPTDKSIVSLTAARGTIGYMAPELFYRNVGAISYKADVYSFGMLLMEMASRRKNLNALNENSSQIYFPFWVYDELQDGREITIENDTDEEMKLAKRMMIVALWCIQTKPNDRPSMKKVVEILEQDDDLEMPPKPYFYPLNAPREENVEHTTTHSSSSLSSDMSSVSDSKE, encoded by the exons ATGGCTGGAATCT TTTTATTTGTTCTTGCCAAATTTGCACTTGGAGCTCCATGCATCATTATCTTCTGCATATATAAATGGAGACGAAGGCATTTATCCATATATGATAATATCGAAGATTTTCTGCAAAGTGACAATAACATTATGCCAATTAGATACTCCTACAAAGAAATCAAGAACATAACTGAAAAGTTCAAGACTAAACTAGGAAATGGAGGCTATGGCTCTGTCTTCCAAGGAAAACTTCGAAGCGGTCGTCTAGCAGCTGTTAAGGTATTGAATGAGGCCAAATCCAATGGccaagaattcatcaatgaagTTGCTACTATTGGAAGAATTCACCATGTTAATGTGGTGCAACTCATTGGTTTCTGTGTGGAGGGATCAAAGCGTTGTTTGGTATATGAGTTAATGCAGAATGGCTCTTTAgaaaaatacatattttcaccTCAAGACAGTGCTTCCTTAAGTTGTGAAAAACTCTATACCATTTCCCTTGGAGTGGCACGTGGTATTGAATACTTGCATAATGGGTGTGACATGAAAATTCTGCACTTTGACATCAAGCCTCACAACATTCTTTTGAATGAAAACTTCAATCCAAAAGTCTCTGACTTTGGACTTGCAAGGCTATCTCCCACTGATAAAAGCATTGTGTCTCTGACTGCAGCAAGAGGAACCATAGGGTATATGGCTCCTGAGCTCTTCTACAGAAATGTTGGCGCAATCTCGTACAAAGCCGATGTCTATAGCTTTGGGATGTTGTTAATGGAGATGGCTAGTAGAAGGAAGAATTTGAATGCACTGAATGAAAATTCCAGCCAGATATATTTTCCCTTTTGGGTTTATGATGAATTGCAGGATGGAAgggaaataacaatagaaaatgacACAGATGAAGAGATGAAGTTGGCTAAAAGAATGATGATTGTGGCATTGTGGTGTATACAGACAAAGCCTAATGATCGACCTTCAATGAAGAAAGTTGTGGAGATACTTGAACAAGACGATGACTTAGAAATGCCTCCAAAACCATACTTCTACCCACTTAATGCACCCAGAGAAGAGAATGTTGAACATACCACAACTCATAGCAGTTCATCACTTTCCTCTGACATGTCGTCAGTTAGTGATTCAAAGGAATAG
- the LOC107605932 gene encoding rust resistance kinase Lr10, producing the protein MGFSLIGVLFMFCFNVELALGSDTCQGLSCGYQEIRFPFRIKGRQPRNCGYPGFDLVCTDSNETLIELHDSLNFSVNKIDYRKQTIDLSYPHNGCFPRLLHSLKLSASPFNFNMKVDHNYGDYYFFNCSALERDYMELFLIQCLSTSASSIYAVPSWSEIEDLPLSFCTKMFNVSLVPRIFVDEDAPLHLKWSEPDCGHCESKGNRCSWNSTKNEFSCLDNHKGPSTALVTTGSVLGSFFLILLTGAIYYIYDTCIIQKEKEAIIEKFLEDYRAQKPTRYSYSEIKRITNNFGDKLGEGAYGTVFKGSISKEFTVAVKMLNNSQGNGEEFVNEVGIIGKIHHVNIVRLVGFCADGFRRALIYEFLPNSSLQKFINSPDNKKNFLGWKKLQEIALGVAKGIEYLHQGCDQRILHFDIKPQNVLLDHNFTPKICDFGLAKLCSKDQSVVSMTAARGTLGYIAPEVFSRNFGNVSYKSDVYSYGMMLLETIGGKKITEDVEENSSHIYYPEWIHNLLEEKEEMRIHIEDEGDAKVAKQLATVGLWCIQWHAVDRPSMQTVLQMLEGDQDTLPIPPNPFASTGPSRKYAKIGVAARQIIQDLEVIQELD; encoded by the exons TGGTTTGCACAGACAGTAATGAGACTCTCATTGAGCTCCATGATTCACTGAATTTCAGTGTCAACAAGATTGACTATAGAAAGCAAACAATTGATTTATCATATCCTCATAATGGTTGCTTTCCTAGGCTTCTTCATAGCCTCAAACTTTCAGCTTCACCTTTCAACTTCAACATGAAGGTTGATCATAACTATGGTGACTATTATTTCTTTAACTGTTCAGCACTTGAAAGAGATTACATGGAACTTTTCTTGATTCAATGCCTAAGCACCTCGGCTAGTAGCATATATGCAGTTCCATCTTGGTCGGAAATCGAGGACTTGCCGCTTTCATTCTGCACGAAAATGTTCAATGTTTCATTAGTCCCGAGAATATTCGTTGATGAGGATGCTCCTCTTCATTTGAAATGGTCTGAACCAGACTGTGGACATTGTGAATCAAAAGGGAACAGGTGTAGTTGGAATAGTACAAAGAATGAATTCAGTTGTTTAGACAACCATAAAG GACCATCAACAGCTCTGGTTACAACAG GATCAGTACTGGGATCATTTTTCCTTATCCTGCTAACCGGTGCGATTTACTACATCTATGATACTTGCataatacaaaaagaaaaagaagcaattaTTGAAAAATTTCTTGAAGACTACAGAGCTCAAAAGCCAACCAGGTACTCTTATTCTGAAATCAAGAGAATTACCAATAACTTCGGCGACAAGCTAGGAGAGGGAGCCTATGGAACTGTCTTCAAAGGAAGCATCTCAAAAGAATTTACTGTTGCTGTGAAAATGCTGAATAATTCCCAGGGAAATGGGGAAGAGTTTGTCAATGAAGTTGGTATAATTGGTAAAATCCACCATGTCAACATTGTCCGGTTGGTTGGTTTTTGTGCTGATGGGTTCAGAAGAGCTCTTATCTATGAGTTCTTGCCGAATTCTTCGCTGCAGAAGTTCATAAATTCGCCGGACAACAAGAAAAACTTTTTGGGCTGGAAGAAGTTGCAAGAAATTGCTTTAGGTGTAGCTAAAGGTATTGAGTACCTTCACCAAGGTTGTGATCAACGCATTCTCCATTTTGATATCAAACCTCAAAATGTGTTGCTAGATCACAACTTTACTCCAAAAATTTGTGATTTCGGTCTAGCTAAATTATGTTCCAAGGATCAAAGTGTAGTGTCAATGACAGCAGCTAGAGGAACTTTGGGGTACATTGCGCCCGAAGTTTTCTCAAGAAACTTTGGAAATGTATCTTACAAGTCTGATGTTTATAGCTACGGAATGATGCTACTTGAAACAATTGGAGGGAAGAAGATCACAGAGGATGTAGAAGAAAACAGCAGCCATATTTACTATCCTGAATGGATTCATAATCTTTTGGAAGAGAAGGAAGAAATGAGAATTCATATTGAAGATGAAGGGGATGCTAAAGTTGCTAAGCAGCTAGCAACAGTGGGACTTTGGTGCATCCAATGGCATGCAGTGGATCGACCATCAATGCAGACAGTGCTTCAAATGTTGGAGGGAGACCAAGACACATTACCAATACCTCCTAATCCTTTTGCTTCCACAGGGCCTTCAAGAAAATATGCTAAAATTGGTGTGGCTGCAAGACAGATTATCCAAGATTTAGAAGTGATCCAAGAATTAGACTGA